Part of the Candidatus Eisenbacteria bacterium genome, GGCAAGGCGAAGTTGATTCCGAAGGGCCCCTTCGCCGGATTGGGCGACACGCCCTTCAGCGCGAAAGCGATCCCTTCCGGGCCAACGCCGACCGGAGTGGTGATGACGAACGAGCCGCTCATGCCCGACGCGATCTCGTTGCCGTCGTGGAGCACCACGGCGACGCGGGCGTTCGTGCTCGTGGCCGAGCCAACGTGCCAGTTGTAGCGGCCGTTGTTCGAGACACCGCTCGCTTCGAGCGTCCAGACCTCACCGCCGTCGATCGAGGTATAGATGTCCGCGGTGGCCGCGCCCATGCCACCGGGCGTGTCCCACGACACCTCGACCGTGGAGCCGGCCGCCACCGAGGCGCCCGCCGACGGTCCCTTGACCTTCACGACCTTGACGTTGTCGGTGGCGACGAAGCACACGCCGCCCACCTCGCCGGTGACCGACGCCACACCGCTGCTGCCGATGGCGTTCATCGCGGCGGTGCGAGCGAACCTCACCGTGAGGTCGGTGATGCCGTTCTCGTTCTCGTCACCCAGAACCGGAGCCTCCGCGCTGCTCGGGCCAAGCTGGCCGTTGAGACGCAGCGTGGAAACGTCGATGTCGGATGCCGAGAGCGGCGCCGCGGGCTCGATGACCGCGGACACGAAATTGCCGCCCGAGTTGGGATTGAAGGAGGACGGAGTGATCTTGACCGACACATCGGCGCCGGCCTCGAACTCCATGTTGGTCCACGTGCCCGTGGCGAAAGCGTCCGGCTGATTGGTGAACAGGAACGCCTTCATGTGCCCGCCGGCGCGCGCGTTGTTGAGGATGCCCCACAGCCCGTTCGGCGGGTCCTCGCTGGGATTGGCCTGATCGAAGCTGAGCGGGCCGCTGGTGTATTCGACTCCCCGCAGGCCGAGCTTGTACTCGATCGTCGCCGGGCTGGCCGAGCTGAGACCATTGTGCCGGTAGATCATCTCGAGGTGGGCCGTCTCACCCGCCTGGTAGCGCAGGTTGCCGAACGCGCCGGTGAACGAGAAGAACGGCAGCCGGCCGCCGAACACCGCGATCTCGCCATCGGTCGAGCGCAGGTTGAACAGGCCATCCGCGTTCTGCGACCACCACGGCGAGATGCGCAGGCCGCCCTCGCCGGGACCCGTGATCGAGAAGTCACAGGCGATGCGGAAGTCGTCGTCGTTCTGGATGCGGTGGCCGACGCGGCCGTCGTCCGACACCGTCCAGGTGTGGAGATTGGCGAACCCGGTGCACACCAGCGGACCATCGTTGATCGAGATCGACGACGGGTAGTCGTCATTCACCGTCAGCGTGGTGAACGGACAGTCGTTGAAGATCCGGGTGGAGATGATCGCATCGTCGGCGTCCGGCTCGACCGGGCAGATGACCAGCTTCATGTTCGTGTAGGTGACCTTCACCGAGGTGGGGTCGCCTGGAGTCATGAAGTTCTGGGAGTAGCCGCCGACGTGGACGTTGTCGAGGATGCCCCACAGCCCGTGCGGCGGGTCCTCGGCCGGATTGCCCTGGTCGAAGGTCAGGCCGCCGCTGCTGTAGGTCTGGCCCTGATAGGTCAGCTCGTACTCGATGGTGGCCGGACTCGACGCGTTCAAGCCATGCGGCTTGTAGGTCACTTCGAGGTTGATGGTCTCGCCCTTCTGGTAGTGCAAGCCATAGGCGCCGGTGAAGCTGAAGAACGGCAGACGGCCGCCGAAGCAGGCGATCTCACCGTCGGTGCTGCGGACGTTGAACCGGCCGTCGGTGTTCGACCACCAGGGGGTGATCCGGATGCCGGCCTCGGCGTTGCCGCTGCCGCTGATCACGAGGTCGGTCGAGAAGCGGAAGTCCGAGTTGTTCTCGAACGTCGCCTGCGTCGTACCGCCATCGGCCGACAACGACCAGAGGTGCAAGTTGGCGAAGCCGCTGCACTCCAGCCCGTTGTCCTCGATCGAGATCAGGGCCGGGTAGTTGTTCACGACGTTGACCGTCGTGAACGGACAGTCGTTGAAGACGCGCGTCAAGACGACCGCGCCGTTCGGGTTCGGGGTCGCCGCGACCGCGACGACCGGCACGAGCATCACCGTGAGAAGAGCCAGACTGAAGAGTGAGATCCGCCTCATTGGGGCCTTCCTCCTTCCGAGAGGTTTGCGAGACGTTTCGCGGATCCAGAGAGGATCAACAGCAGCTGGCCTGCGGGCTGGTCGCGGTGGTCGCGAGGGCGGCAAGCCTCGCC contains:
- a CDS encoding T9SS type A sorting domain-containing protein yields the protein MRRISLFSLALLTVMLVPVVAVAATPNPNGAVVLTRVFNDCPFTTVNVVNNYPALISIEDNGLECSGFANLHLWSLSADGGTTQATFENNSDFRFSTDLVISGSGNAEAGIRITPWWSNTDGRFNVRSTDGEIACFGGRLPFFSFTGAYGLHYQKGETINLEVTYKPHGLNASSPATIEYELTYQGQTYSSGGLTFDQGNPAEDPPHGLWGILDNVHVGGYSQNFMTPGDPTSVKVTYTNMKLVICPVEPDADDAIISTRIFNDCPFTTLTVNDDYPSSISINDGPLVCTGFANLHTWTVSDDGRVGHRIQNDDDFRIACDFSITGPGEGGLRISPWWSQNADGLFNLRSTDGEIAVFGGRLPFFSFTGAFGNLRYQAGETAHLEMIYRHNGLSSASPATIEYKLGLRGVEYTSGPLSFDQANPSEDPPNGLWGILNNARAGGHMKAFLFTNQPDAFATGTWTNMEFEAGADVSVKITPSSFNPNSGGNFVSAVIEPAAPLSASDIDVSTLRLNGQLGPSSAEAPVLGDENENGITDLTVRFARTAAMNAIGSSGVASVTGEVGGVCFVATDNVKVVKVKGPSAGASVAAGSTVEVSWDTPGGMGAATADIYTSIDGGEVWTLEASGVSNNGRYNWHVGSATSTNARVAVVLHDGNEIASGMSGSFVITTPVGVGPEGIAFALKGVSPNPAKGPFGINFALPDGKRATLSVFDVSGRRVASREVGGLGAGRHTVTLGKGLKAGVYMIRLDREGSSLTARAAVIQ